The genomic interval CAATCAAAAAACGAATTGTTCAATCTAAAAAAAACAAAATGAAATTATGAACATTGAAAACACAAAAGCACAGATGCGCAAAGGTGTTCTTGAGTTTTGCATCTTATCAGTTCTAAAAGAAAAAGACGCATATACATCTGAAATATTAGACACTTTAAAAAACGCGAAATTACTAGTTGTTGAAGGAACTGTTTATCCGCTTTTAACTAGATTGAAAAACGACGGTTTATTAAACTATCGATGGGAAGAGTCTACATCCGGACCACCAAGAAAATATTATGGATTAACCGAAATAGGTCAAACATTTTTAAACGAACTAAGCGGTACATGGACAGAATTGTCTGACGCTGTAAAACTAATCACCAATCAAAATCAATAAGTCATGAACAAAACAGTAAATATTAACTTAGGCGGTATGTTTTTTCACATCGATGAAGATGCATATTTAAAATTGTCACGCTATTTTGACGCTATAAAACGATCACTTAACAACTCATCTGGACAAGATGAAATTATTAAAGATATCGAAATGCGTGTTTCTGAATTATTAACAGAAAAACAAAAAAGCGAGAAACATGTTGTAGGACTGAAAGACGTTGACGAAGTGATTGCAGTTATGGGTCAGCCTGAAGATTACAGAATCGAAGACGAGGAAAACACTAATAAGTCTTTTAATAATTATAGCGGAAGAAGCCACAAAAAATTATACCGTGATAAAGAAAACGGAATGATTGGCGGTGTTGCAACTGGTTTGGCTCATTATTTTGGAATCGAAGCTGTATGGGTTAAAATCGTATTCTTGATATTCGTTTTCGCAGGTTTCGGAACCGGAATTTTAGCTTATTTCGTTCTTTGGATTGTAACTCCTGAGGCTGTTACAACTTCTGAAAAACTTGAAATGACAGGAGAACCGGTTACAATTTCGAACATCGAAAAAAAAGTTCGTGAAGAAATAGATTCATTGTCTGAAAAATTTAAAAATGCAGATTATGACAAAATGGGAAACCAGGTAAAGTCGGGAGCTGAGAGAATAAGTAGTTCATTTGGAGACTTTATTATGACGGTTTTTAAAATCTTCGCTAAATTTTTAGGAGTGGTTTTAATTATAGCAGGAATCTCAACTTTGATTATGCTGTTAATTGGGGTTTTTACTTTAGGAACTAATGTTTTTGTTGAGTTTCCTTGGCAGCATTTAATCGAAGCAGGAAACTTTACTGAATACCCAATCTGGTCATTTGGTTTACTAATGCTTTTTGCAGTTGGAATTCCGTTCTTTTTCTTAACGCTTTTAGGGTTTAAATTGTTATCTCCAAATTTAAAATCAATTGGTAACATTACTAAATATACTTTGTTAGCTATATGGATTATCGCAATTGCAATCGCAATTAGTTTTGGAATTAAACAAGCAACAGAAGTTTCAAGAGAAAATAAAGTAGTTGAAAAGAAAACAATTGCCATTACACCAAAAGACACTTTGTACATAAAATTCAGATACAGTGATTATTATGCTAAAGACATCTATCGTCATGGAATGCAATTTGCGCAGGATTCAGCTGGAAATGATGTAATTTACTCAACTGATGTT from Flavobacterium sp. carries:
- a CDS encoding PadR family transcriptional regulator, which codes for MNIENTKAQMRKGVLEFCILSVLKEKDAYTSEILDTLKNAKLLVVEGTVYPLLTRLKNDGLLNYRWEESTSGPPRKYYGLTEIGQTFLNELSGTWTELSDAVKLITNQNQ
- a CDS encoding PspC domain-containing protein gives rise to the protein MNKTVNINLGGMFFHIDEDAYLKLSRYFDAIKRSLNNSSGQDEIIKDIEMRVSELLTEKQKSEKHVVGLKDVDEVIAVMGQPEDYRIEDEENTNKSFNNYSGRSHKKLYRDKENGMIGGVATGLAHYFGIEAVWVKIVFLIFVFAGFGTGILAYFVLWIVTPEAVTTSEKLEMTGEPVTISNIEKKVREEIDSLSEKFKNADYDKMGNQVKSGAERISSSFGDFIMTVFKIFAKFLGVVLIIAGISTLIMLLIGVFTLGTNVFVEFPWQHLIEAGNFTEYPIWSFGLLMLFAVGIPFFFLTLLGFKLLSPNLKSIGNITKYTLLAIWIIAIAIAISFGIKQATEVSRENKVVEKKTIAITPKDTLYIKFRYSDYYAKDIYRHGMQFAQDSAGNDVIYSTDVRLHVLHTDQASPYIQVEKMARGNSFTSAKKRAEKINFKYQINGNHLILDNYFLTDVKNKLRGQEVDVFLYLPEGQLFKPDASIQEYDDSDDNYFNLHFSGNYAYKVEGSKIKCLNCPADEMHNEDHDGDYDEDYNEESHIEKDTVNEVSIKVNGKEILNGKKTNGKLTTDKNGVIIKIN